One part of the Salinivirga cyanobacteriivorans genome encodes these proteins:
- a CDS encoding GNAT family N-acetyltransferase, with protein sequence MLSSEILSYLPGDFNEISKFWNKLGLGGAERGDDEQVIERTINHGGAFFVMRVGNRLIGTAWITSDHRRLYLHHMGIHPEYQNQQLGYKLLEHCIQWSEKQGLQLKLEVHQSNKGAVHLYKKAGFKRLGDYDVYIIRDYKELPAK encoded by the coding sequence ATGCTTAGTTCAGAGATTTTGAGTTATCTGCCCGGCGATTTTAATGAGATAAGCAAATTTTGGAATAAACTTGGACTGGGAGGAGCTGAACGTGGCGATGATGAGCAGGTTATAGAACGCACAATAAATCATGGAGGTGCGTTTTTTGTTATGCGCGTGGGCAACAGATTAATTGGTACAGCATGGATAACCAGTGACCATCGCAGGTTGTATTTGCATCACATGGGCATCCACCCTGAATACCAGAATCAGCAACTTGGATATAAACTTCTGGAGCACTGTATTCAGTGGTCCGAAAAACAGGGTCTGCAATTAAAACTTGAGGTACATCAGTCCAACAAAGGGGCTGTTCATTTGTATAAAAAAGCAGGATTTAAACGTTTGGGCGATTACGATGTTTACATCATTCGTGATTATAAAGAATTACCTGCAAAATAA
- a CDS encoding NfeD family protein, translating to MKQIKTFILFALLLLSATLHGQDSTLVYVYDIKQEIGPEAWRNTQKAFTEANKKNADLVLIHMNTYGGMVNAADSIRTKILNSDIPVWVFIDNNAASAGALISIACDSVYMRPGGNIGAATVVDQSGKPVPDKYQSFMRSMMRSTAESHGKDTTITAQGDTIIDWHRDPAIAEAMVDPRLEVEGVIDSGKVISFTTSEAIKYGFAEADAENIPEVLDKGNVNNYRIIKQKLSATDKIINFLINPFVHGILIMIIIGGLYFEIQSPGIGFPLAAAALATLLYFAPLYLEGIAENWEVLIFIGGVVLIMVEIFVIPGFGVAGISGIVMVITGLTLAMIDNLEFQMNPNYVDTVMQSLAVVVISSFLAFLGGIWGSKKLFDNSFVPGLALDDVQTTEEGFSNVEASFRSMTGRKGVASTMLRPSGTVEIDEEHFDARAETGFIEAGTKIIVVRTSSSQLYVEPEDMEE from the coding sequence ATGAAACAAATTAAGACATTTATACTTTTCGCTTTGCTATTGCTTTCAGCTACTTTACATGGGCAGGACTCTACCCTGGTCTATGTATATGACATTAAGCAGGAGATAGGTCCTGAAGCCTGGCGCAATACGCAGAAAGCCTTTACTGAAGCCAATAAAAAAAATGCAGACCTTGTGCTGATTCATATGAATACTTATGGAGGGATGGTGAATGCTGCAGACTCCATACGTACCAAAATTCTGAATTCAGACATTCCGGTATGGGTTTTTATCGATAATAATGCCGCTTCAGCAGGAGCTTTAATTTCTATTGCATGCGACAGTGTTTACATGCGTCCGGGTGGAAATATTGGGGCTGCTACCGTAGTCGATCAGTCGGGGAAGCCCGTTCCAGATAAATATCAGTCTTTTATGAGAAGTATGATGCGTTCTACTGCTGAATCGCATGGTAAAGATACTACCATAACCGCTCAAGGCGATACTATAATTGATTGGCATCGAGATCCGGCTATTGCAGAAGCCATGGTAGATCCCAGGCTCGAAGTGGAGGGCGTAATTGATAGTGGCAAGGTGATTTCGTTTACTACGAGTGAGGCTATTAAGTATGGGTTTGCCGAGGCTGATGCCGAAAACATTCCTGAGGTGCTCGATAAAGGAAATGTAAACAATTACAGAATTATAAAACAAAAGCTATCGGCTACAGACAAAATTATAAACTTTCTCATTAACCCATTTGTGCATGGTATTCTCATAATGATCATAATTGGCGGACTCTATTTTGAAATTCAGTCACCCGGTATCGGTTTTCCATTAGCTGCCGCTGCATTGGCTACTTTATTGTATTTCGCCCCGCTTTACCTCGAAGGAATTGCCGAAAATTGGGAAGTACTGATTTTTATAGGAGGAGTGGTGCTTATTATGGTAGAAATATTTGTAATACCCGGTTTCGGAGTAGCAGGTATTAGTGGAATTGTGATGGTAATTACAGGCCTTACACTAGCTATGATTGATAACCTTGAATTTCAAATGAATCCGAATTATGTTGACACTGTTATGCAGTCTTTGGCTGTGGTAGTAATTTCCTCCTTTTTGGCATTTCTTGGCGGTATTTGGGGGAGCAAGAAATTATTCGACAATTCATTTGTTCCAGGTCTAGCTTTAGATGATGTACAAACAACAGAAGAAGGCTTTTCAAATGTAGAAGCGAGTTTTCGCTCTATGACCGGAAGAAAAGGTGTCGCTTCCACAATGCTGAGGCCCTCAGGAACTGTTGAAATTGATGAGGAGCATTTTGATGCGCGCGCTGAGACGGGCTTCATAGAGGCCGGTACAAAAATTATAGTTGTAAGGACTTCATCTTCACAATTATATGTAGAACCCGAAGATATGGAGGAGTGA
- a CDS encoding menaquinone biosynthetic enzyme MqnA/MqnD family protein, whose translation MKKLNISIVSYTNTLPFRIGIETSTKFQRNAHITYDNPATCAKKVLNDEADIGLIPVGVLSQMDDYHIIGNYCIGAKGRVDTVKLYGKVPVEEMTSIVLDYQSGTSVKLIKYLTENYWHIAPEFLKGSHGFELRDIEGTRGGVVIGDRTFDLDKQFPFKYDLSEVWWQHTGLPFVFAVWVSKTPLSRDLENLFNHALEQGIDRINQIADEFQHIVPAGIDLDIYLTNRIDYKLDSDKRKAMGLFLDYLKSVPV comes from the coding sequence AGTACGAAATTTCAGCGAAATGCACACATTACTTATGATAATCCGGCTACCTGTGCCAAAAAGGTACTGAATGATGAGGCTGATATTGGCTTAATACCAGTAGGAGTTTTATCTCAAATGGATGATTACCATATCATAGGGAATTATTGTATTGGAGCAAAAGGCAGGGTCGACACTGTGAAACTCTATGGAAAAGTACCAGTGGAAGAGATGACTTCCATTGTGCTTGATTATCAGAGTGGTACTTCGGTTAAATTAATAAAGTATCTTACAGAAAATTACTGGCATATAGCACCAGAATTCTTAAAGGGATCACATGGGTTTGAGCTTCGCGATATTGAAGGAACCCGTGGTGGAGTGGTTATAGGTGATCGTACCTTTGACCTTGACAAACAGTTCCCTTTTAAATATGACCTTTCAGAGGTCTGGTGGCAACATACCGGGTTACCTTTTGTGTTTGCAGTATGGGTCAGTAAAACCCCGTTGTCCCGGGACCTGGAAAATTTATTTAACCATGCCCTCGAGCAAGGTATCGACCGCATAAATCAAATAGCCGATGAGTTTCAGCACATAGTGCCCGCGGGGATTGATCTCGACATATATTTAACCAACCGCATCGACTATAAGCTCGACAGTGATAAGCGAAAAGCCATGGGCCTTTTTCTCGATTATCTTAAAAGTGTTCCCGTTTAA